The nucleotide window GGCTTCCTGTGCCTTATCTTACGCCGACGCCTATGCCATTGCTGCGGCGTTAAAAAATAATGCTGCTATAGTGACGGGTGATCCGGAGATTAAGAATGCCAGTGTTAAAATGGGTTTTCCTTTAACCTGGCTGGGACAAGGTAATCCAAAGTAATCCGTTACCCTTGTTAGGTTTTCGCTTATTAGGTCATACCGAATTCGTAATACACAGGTGAAGCGTTTGTCCTTTCCCTGAGCTAAAAAGGCCCTCAAAAATGCCTTGAAGCAGATGGTGTCATGATGATTAAAATCCTTTCCGGGAAGGCCACCTGAGCAGCATTGGCCGCTTCTTCATTATAGGCAACGAAAATTTTGGGGGAGTTTAACGCCTAGATTATAAAGGAGTGACCCTCCTCAGACCCTAACTACTGTTAAGGGCCTCGGTCCCGTCTCTTCCATTTATTGGCCATTGACATGTTACCGTGAGTCTTTATAGCCGCGGCGCTTCCCGGCCTTCCGGCCGTTAGCCGTCGGCCAGACTTCCCCACGTGCCTGCGGGCGTGGCTGACGGCCACAACCCTCCGGCATAAGGCGGTGAATAAGAAGAAGGCGTTTTTAATGAGGGTGGCCTAAAAGCACACAATTGCGGCACCGGCATATACTTCATATAAGAAGTAGATATTATCCTGGAGGGGTTTATCATGAAACATTACCAACCTGGGATACCACCTTATAACCAATGGCAGTTCATGATTCCCCAAATGCCGGTGCTGGGACCCCATGATTTTCAGAAGCAGGTGCAGCATATATACGATTCTATCGTCGCCGAGGCTACCGCGGCGGATTTTTATTCTCGCCTGATGAGGGAAGCCCCGGATGAAATGCACAGGGACTTTATAAATCACGCCTACAAAGATGAATTAGAACATTTAGAAGCATTCACCAGATTATATAAGCATTTTACCGACAGGATACCCCAATATAACATTGAACCCGTTCAGTACCGCACCTATAAAGACGGTTTGTTAAAGGCCCTTAAGGATGAGTTGGAGGCGGCAGATTTTTATAAAGGAATTATCGTTTCCAGCACCGATCAACTGGTCAGAGACACTTATTTTCTGGCAATGGGCGACGAACTGGAGCATGCAATAAGGTTTAATGCTCTGTTAAAGGCGGCTTCCTGGTAGGGGGAGCCGCTTTTTAAGTAATGCTTCCTTTGAAATTTTTACGGCCGGGTTTAGACTTGGCTATTTGCAATTCTTTTAAGGCGTGTTATCATAAAAAACGGCTGCCACATCAAACTTTCTGTTTACGGGTGATAATATTTGGAAGACAGGCGTTGGAAGGGCTTTGATTGGGAGAAAGAAAAGGAGTATGTCTTGAGGGCTATAGCCATTTCCCGGTGTGCCAGGGAACATGGCAACACTCCTTTCGGCTGCCTGCTGGTTGATATTAATGGGAATATCCTCCTTGAACAAGAAAACATTGAAATAACCGAAAGGGATTGCACCGGGCATGCCGAGGCTGCCCTCATGCGTAAAGCCTCTCAACTGTATAGTAAAGACTTTCTTTGGCAGTGCACCCTCTACTCGTCTGCCGAGCCTTGCGCTATGTGTTCGGGTGCCATTTACTGGGGCAATGTAGGTAGAGTGGTGTACGTCATAAGTGAAAAACGGTTGCGGCAATTAACCGGCAGCCATCCCCAGAATCCCACCCTTGATCTCCCCTGCCGCCAGGTGTTTGCCAGCGGCCAGAAAGATATCATTGTAGTCGGGCCACTGCCACAATTGGAAGAAGAGGCCGTGAAAGTGCATGAGGGATATTGGAAGTAGTTCCACATAAAAATATTTAAAAGTAGCTTCGTTGTAGCAGGATTTAAAATATTAATGTCGAATAAATATAAATTAAATTTTACCTAAATTAAATCTCTTCTTCTCTTAATTTAGCATAATTTAATAAGGAGTGGTGAGGGATCGACTGGTCATTTAAAAAATGGTTAGTACAAATAGCTGTTCTCCTGGGGGCCCTGGTTGCCGCCCTCTTGGCAGGGGCGGTGCTTATTTTGGTTGCCGGGGCAGATCCCCTTAAGGCTTATGGGGTGATGTTTAGCGGTCCCGTTAGCAGTGAATTTGGGATTACCGAAACTTTGGTGCGTGCTACGCCCCTTCTCCTGGTCGGTCTGGGTATAGTTATCTCCTTCCGCGCCGGCATTTTAAATATCGGCGGCGAGGGGCAGATACTCATGGGCGCCGTAGCTGCCTCGGCGGTAGCCCTATATTTTTCCCACTGGCCGGCGGTGTTACTCTTTCCTGTAGTTTTTCTGGTAGGGTGTGTGGCCGGAGGAATCTGGGGAGGAATAGCCGGATGGCTTAAAGCGCGTCTGGCCGTCAATGAGATTCTAAGTACCGTTATGCTAAATTCCATCGCCCTTCAACTGTACACTTATCTCATCCGTGGCCCGTTAATCGATCCTCAGGAATTAGCATATGGAACGGGTGTACCTCAAACGGCGATGGTGCCACAGCATATATGGTTGCCCCGCCTGATTCCAGGAACGCGCTTGCATGTCGGTTTTATTTTAGCCATTATTCTCGCCGCCATTGTTTATATCTTCCTGTGGCGTACTACTATTGGCTATCGTATGCGCGCTGTAGGGGCCGGTCCGGAGGCATCGCGTTATGGAGGGATCAAAGTCGAGTTCTATTTGGTACTGGCCATGGCCCTCTCCGGTGCCCTGGCAGGGCTGGCCGGTACGGTGGAGGTACTGGGAGTCCATCATCGTTCCTTAGAGTCCCTTTCGGCCGGATATGGATTTAGCGGAATTGTGGCCGCCCTTTTCGGGCGCCTGCATCCACTGGGAGCGATACCGGCGTCAATACTTATGGGCGCTCTGATACTGGGAGCGGACATGATGCAGCGGTCCGTGAGGGTCCCGGCAGCTATTGTTATGGCTATCCAGGGGCTGGTCATACTTTTCGTTGTATCCAGTGACCTCATAATGCGTAAACCTGAATTGCTGCAGCGCTTCTGGTGCCGGCGTGGTGCCGCTCGTTCCAAATCTACGGGTGAAGGGGGGGCGAAGGCGTAATGGGAGATGCGGTTATAAGTCAAGGACTACTTGTTGGTATTATGGCTACGGGCATCCGCCTGGCTACTCCCTTCTTACTGGCCGCCATCGGTGAAATGTTCGTCCAGCGTTCAGGGGTATTCAACCTGGGAGTAGAGGGCATTATGCTCCTGGGGGCCTTCATGGCATTTTTTGTAACTTTACAGACGGGGAATTACTACTTAGGAATACTGGTCAGTCTAGCTGTCGGGGCTTTGCTGGGCGCTCTCATGGGCGTTGTCAGTATAACCTTTAAAGCAGAACAAGGCATTAGCGGCATTGGTCTTTATATGATTGGATGGGGCCTTTCGGGGCTTCTTTTCCGGCTTTACCTTGGCTTCATTACCACGATTGAAGGTCTGCGGCCGCTGAAAATTCCAATCTTAGGTGATATCCCCTATATTGGTGCCATATTATTTCAACACAATTGGCTGGTGTATCTGGCCTACATTCTCGTGCCTGTAAGCTGGATAGTTTTGTATAAGACCCCTTGGGGGCTAAAGGTCAGGGCCGTAGGTACCACCCCTGAAGCAGCAGATACCCTGGGCATTAGCGTTGATAGCATAAGATATCAGTGCCTTATTTTAGGGGGAATGCTGGCAGGACTGGCCGGAGCTTTTCTGACTGTGGGACAGGCTAATATGTTTGCCGATAATATCACGGCGGGCCGGGGTTTCATCGCTGTAGCCCTTGTATATTTTGGCCGCTGGAGTCCCCTGGGAATTCTGGCCGGGTCCCTTCTTTTCAGCATAGCCAGTTCATTCCAATTATGGGTTCAGGTATTGGGTATTAAGGTGCCATACGAGATGGCAGTTATCCTGCCCTATGTCATCACTATAATTGCCCTGGCTGTATCCTTCGGACGCGTCTGGGCGCCGGCCGCCCTGGGTAAGCCCTATGAACGCGGAACCCGAGGGTAAAAGGCAAATTTTATATATTAATTTAAGGAGGGTCCAAAGATGAAGAAGTGGAAAAAGGTTATAGGTGTACTTGTGTTGATGTTTATGATGGCCCTGGTTGCGGCGTGCGGGGGCAATCCGTCAGGGCAGGGTCAAAAAGAGGGACAAAAAGATGGAGGACAGGCCCAGCAGTCCCAAAAGGTGCGTATCGCTATGGTAGTCGCCAGTACTGTGGATGATATGGCCTGGAGCCAGTCCATGTATGAGGGCCTAAAGGCCGTGCAGAAAAAGATGGGAGAAGATAAAGTAGAAATAGCCGTTAGTGAGAGGCTGGGAGACGCTGTAAACGCCGGCGCGGCAATCAGACAATATGCCAGCCAGGGGTATGATATAGTCATCGCCCATGGTGCCCAGTACCAGAGTGTGCTGCGGGAAATCGCCGCTGATTTTCCTAAAACCACCTTTGCCTATGGAACCGGTTTCCAGACGGCGCCCAACATATTTGCCTATGATCCCCAGGCCCAGGAAGGAGCCTACCTACTGGGTATGCTGGCAGGGTATATGACCAAGACGGGAATAATAGGGGTTGTAGGCCCTGTGGAAGCCGGAGACGCAATTAAGTATAATTATGGGTTCGAGCAGGGTGTTAAGGCCGTGAACCCCAAAGCCCAGGTACGCATTGCCTATACCGGTTCTTTTGGCGATATTGTGGGCGCCGGAGAGCTGGCCAAAGTCCATATGGATGCCGGTGCCGATATATTGACGGGATCCTCGCAGCAGTCGGTCGGTGCCATTAAGGCAGTGGCCGAGCGCGGGAAATACTGGCTGTCGACCGATATGGACCAAAGCAGCCTGGCACCCGATACAGTCTTGGCGGCCCAGGCTTATAATTGGGAAAAAGTAGTTACCAAGATGATAGAATTACGAAAACAAGGCGTACTTGGTGGCGAACACTTGACGCTTTCCTTCAGCGATGGAACGTTGGAGCTTAAATTTAACAGCAAACTGGCGGATAAAATTCCTCAAGAGGCCAAGAACGCGGTAGAGAAAGTAAAGCAGCAAATAGCAAGTGGGGAACTTAAGATCGAACTTCCCAAGGAACAAGGGCAGAAACAGCAACAGAAGTAAAGGGGAAGCCACATGCAGGAAATTAAACACCTGGAAATGCGCGGCATTACCAAGAGATTTCCCGGTGTATTGGCCAACGATAATGTAAATCTGGAGATAAATTCAGGTGAAGTCCTGGCCCTGTTGGGTGAGAACGGAGCCGGCAAGACCACTCTGATGAGCATCCTCTATGGTCTGTATCAGCCGGACGACGGTGAAATCTTGATAAACGGACAGCCCGTCCAAATTACCTCTCCCCGTAAGGCCATGGAATTGGGTATAGGGATGGTGCACCAGCATTTCATGCTGGTGCCCACCCTTACCGTGGCCGAAAACGTAGCCCTGGGCTCCCCGCCGCGCAAAGGGATATTTGTGGACCTGGAAAAGGTTCGCAGGGACATCGAGGAAATTTCGCGAAATTATGGTCTGGGAGTATCTCCGGATGCGTATGTATGGCAGTTAAGCGTAGGGGAACAGCAGCGCGTGGAGATTATTAAGGCATTATATCTGGGCGCCAGCCTTCTCATCCTCGATGAACCTACCGCCGTGTTAACTCCCCAGGAAGCCGGTGAGCTTATAGCGCTGCTGAAAAATATGGCTAAACAGGGCCGCCCTATTGTATTTATAAGCCATAAATTAAACGAGGTTATGGCGGTAAGTGATAGGGTTACGGTTTTGCGGGACGGCCGAGTAGTGGCTACCATCCGAACAGCCGAAACTACTTCCAGAGAACTTGCCCGCCTGATGGTAGGACGAGAACTCGCCTTCCAGAAAAATAAATCCAGAACCCCGGCTGGCGAAACGGTGCTTAGTTTAAGAGAGCTGTGGGTTACTGGGAATAAGGGAACACCGGCCCTTAAGGGGCTTTCCCTGGAACTCAAAGGCGGCGAGATATTGGGAATAGCCGGCGTATCAGGTAATGGCCAGAAAGAGCTGGCCGAGGTTATAAGCGGGCTGAGAAGGGCAGATAAAGGCCAGATTGTCCTGAACGGCAAAGAGATTACCAACCAGGCACCTGAAAGGATTATCAAACAGGGTTTGGGGTTTATTCCCGAAGACCGTTTGCACGTAGGGACCATCCCCTCCTTTACCATCTGGGAAAATCTAATCCTAAAGGATCATGCCCAGCCGCCCTACGCCCGAGGCATCTTCCTTCAGAATCAGAGCATAAGAAGGCAGGCGGCTTCTTTGGTAGAAAGTTACGGGATAAAGACTCCTAACCTGGATACACCGACTGGAAGGCTGTCCGGTGGGAATATCCAGCGCCTGATTCTGGCCAGGGAAATCACCCGCAGACCTTCTGTATTGATTGCCGCTTATCCGACCCGGGGGCTGGATGTGGGCGCCACCGAATACGTCCACAAAAAGTTGATGGAAGCCCGCGACGAAGGCATGGGAGTACTGCTGATATCGGAAGACCTGGAGGAGGTTATGAGTCTATCAGATCGTATCGCCGTGATATATGAGGGTCGGATAATGCAAGTTTTAAAGGCCGAAGAAGCCGACGAACGCACCTTGGGGCTGTTGATGGCCGGGGTGGCCAAGGAAGCATCTTAAAGTAATAAAAAGGCGGCCTCCTGGTAGAGGAAGCCGCCTTTGGGTTTTAGATTATTCTACGGGTATATTTTTGCCTCGTTTGAAGCCAGCTTCTTTTTTGGGCAAAATTACCGTTAAGAGGCCATTTTTGTATTTGGCGGTTATTTTTTCTTCGTCGACACCTTCCAGATAAAATCTGCGTTCGATGCTGCCGCTGCGTCGCTCTTTGCGAATAAAATTTTCCCGTGCCTCATCCACGATTTCATCGCGTTTGATGGAAATGGTTAGGGTGTCGTCTTCATAAGTAATATTTATATTTTCCTTCTCCAAACCCGGCAGTTCGGCCTCGAGGACATATTCGCGTTCATTTTCTTTAATATCTACTTTAAAGGGCTGGCCGAATACCGGGATCCAAAAGAGATCCTCGTTAAACATCCTTTCCATAAAATTTTCAATCTCGGAGAACATGGGCCTTAAACCCCTTCTCCTGCCGTAGAAAGGTACTAAACCGAACATAGCCTCATCCCCCCTTGAAAGATTTTGTTTTAGTTTCACTTTCATTTTATGTTCAAAGTCAAAAAAGGTCAAAGTCAAATAAAGTCAAATACAGGCAAATAAAGGCAATTGTGGTTGATTTAACTGGACATATCTACTTCCGACGTTTCCAGGGACTTAATAATTAACGAACTTATGGTATACTTAAATCGTAAGAAAGGGGGCCAAAACTTGTTTATCATTGACCGCTTCGAAGGAAGATGGGCGGTAATTGCAGCTGAAGACGGCATGACCTTTAACCTGCCGCGAAGTGTTTTGCCCCGGGACGCCGGGGAAGGGGACGTTATAATCCTTACGGCTACCGTCGACCGCGAAGCGACGGAAAAAAAGAAAAGGGGAGTTCAAAATCTACTTGCGGATTTTTTTGATGCATAGAGTTCAGCGTTTTATCATTTTTGCGCTGCTGGCCTTTATATTGTTTTTGACGGCCTGTTCGTCCGGAGGAACTGTTGGCGCACCTCCTCCGGGGGATGGGAGGGAGTTAAAGGTCCATTTTATCGATGTGGGGCAGGCGGACAGCATACTCATACAAACTCCGGCAGGGAAGGCCATTTTGATTGACGGCGGTAATAATGACGATGGTATAAAGGTCGTTAATTACATAAAATCCCAGGCCGTTAAAGAACTGGCGGCCGTAGTGGCTACCCATCCCCATGAGGACCATATAGGCGGCCTTGACAGCGTAATTAAGGAGATTCCGGTGGCGGCCGTCTATATGCCCAATGCCGTCACCACGACCCGGACCTTTGAGGATTTTATCAATGCCGTAAAGGCAAGCGGTGCTACGAGGATCCGGGCCAGGGGCGGGGTAAAGATGGATATACCGGGTCTCTCTGCTGAGTTTCTGGCGCCGAACAGTAATTCATATGATGAGCTCAATAATTACAGTGCCGTCCTTAAGATTGCTTACGGGAATACGGCCTTTCTTTTCACAGGTGACGCGGAGACGGTTTCTGAGGAAGAGATGCTGTCTGCCGGCTATAACTTGAAGGCCGATGTTTTGAAGGTCGGCCATCATGGCAGCGCCAGTTCTACTTCGGCAGCATTTTTAAAGGCAGTTGCGCCCAAATACGCCGTCATATCCGTCGGCAAGGGCAACGATTACGGCCATCCCGATCCCCGAGTACTGGAACGTCTGCAAAGGGCGGGCGTAAAGATTTATCGCACCGATGAACACGGTACAGTCATCATCGTCAGTGACAGCCGGAATATTACTATAAAATAGTTCGAGGCGGCCTATGGTTAAATTGCCTGAAAATCTGGTTAAAGCCCGTTTTCTTTCCCGACCCAACCGTTTTACCGTAGTGGCGGAAGGGGAGGGAGGGCCCTTTACGGCCTTTTTGGCCGATCCCGGACGTCTTACAGAATTATTACTGCCTGGAACCGAGCTTTTCCTGGCTCCGGCTAAAGAATCTGCCGGGCGCAAGACCCTCTATGATGTAGTGCTGGCCTACCGTGGCGGCATTTTTATATCCCTCGATAGCCGCCTGCCGAATCGCCTCTTTGCCGCCGCTTTTCATGGCCGTAAACTGGTACCCTTTATAGGTTATCGGGAGCTGACGTCCGAAGTCAAAACAGGCTCCAGCCGCCTTGATTTTCTACTTACTGGGAGCGAACCGGAGCTTCCGCCATGTTATGTAGAGGTAAAGTCGGTAACCCTGGTAAGTGATGGCAATGTTGCCCTTTTCCCCGATGCTCCCACAGCCCGCGGCACCCGTCACCTGGAAGAACTGATGGGTCTAAAGTATAGGGGTTGCAGAGCGGCGGTGGTATTTATTATCCAACGGGAGGATGCGGATTTTTTTGCTCCTAATGAATCCACCGACCCCCTTTTTGCCCGGGCCCTGCGGCAAGCGGCCGAAGCCGGGGTAGAAATTTATGCTTACCGCTGCCGCATCAGCCTGAAGGCGGCCTGCCTGGCCGATGCCGTGCCTGTAAGGCTGGATGTATATTTTTAAGCGACAAGGGTCTTTTGAGGAAGAACTATGCTTGGGGAGGATTTCGGTATCCCGGTAGCGAATTTATATTAAAACTCGCAGGAGCACGATTGTATGGCTGTCTACCGGCTGGATACATGCGGGGAGATGTGTCCCATACCCATAGTGCGCACCAAGGTTAAGCTCAAAGAATTGCAGCCCGGCGATTTGTTGATCGTCACCAGCGACCACAGTTGCACCAGCCGGTCCCTGGCCGAGACGGTGCAAAAAATGGGCCACCGTGTTGAGGTTAGGGAGGTGGCCCATGGCGTCTGGGAGGTAGTAATCGAGAAGGTATAGCAAAACGGCAGAGGCCTTTAGACTCAACAAAAGGCCTTTTTGTTGGTTAAAAGAAAGCGAAAAAATTTTTTTTGCAACCCGGTAGCCGGCCGGCCTGCCTGATAAACGATGTGAAAAGTACTGCGAAAAGAGATACCTTCCACTTGGAGGGCCTTTAAGGTACCGGCATGAATTTCCCGTCTGATAGCCAAACGGGAGAGCAGGGAAACGCCGTGGCCGGCGGTAATGGCTGATTTAATGGCATCGTTGGAATTTAATTCCAGGACTACGTTCAAGTTGGCTATCGTCAGGCCCTGGGTGGCCAGGGCGCGGGCAATCACCCCGCGGGTGCCGGAACCTTCTTCCCTGAGGAACATTGGCAGGCGGCATAGCTCTTCCAGGGTAACACGCTCCGGGCCCTTCCAGGCAGGAGGAACGATTAAGAGCAACTCATCTTCGGCGATCCCGCGGGTGGCCAGGCCGGGCTGATCGACGGGCCCCTCGATGAGGCCGATGTCGATGGTTTTGTCCAGTAGCTTCTGGATGGTTTCCTCCCGGTTGCCGACCAGGAGCTTAATGTTGGCGTCGGGATATTTTTCTTTAAAGCTGTAAATGGTGCAGGGCAGGGCATAGCTGCCGATGCTGCTGCTGGCGCCGACGACGAGGTGCTCATGGCCGCTCTTCCAGTTGTTGAGGTCCCGTTTGAGGTTTTCGGCCAGCTGGAGGAAGGTCTGGCCGTATTCATAAACTATTTCCCCCAGGGCCGTCAACTCTACTCCTTTGGTGGTACGGGTGAAAAGCTCGACATCGAGGTCGTTTTCCAAAAGCTGAATTTGATAGCTTAAGGAAGATTGGGACATGTGCAGGAGGCGGGCTGCTTCGGAAATGGATTTAACCTGGGCTACCGTACAAAAAGCTTTCAGATGGTTGAGATTCATGGAACGGGCCTCCCTGCCGGCTGCTTATCATATTTATTATAACATATCATCTTTGAAACAGGCGGGATAAGCATGGCCGAAGAAAGGATGAAGGGCAGGCTTCTCGGCTCCCAGGAACCTTATGCCCTCATTACAGCCCTGCTTGCGTTGGCGGTCTTTTGGTGGCTAAAGAGCCGTGGCCCGGGCCTAGGAGAGGCATGGATTTTCGGGCTGGGTTTCGGCTTCGTCCTCCAGCGCAGCCGTTTCTGCTTCGTTGCCGCCTTCCGCGATCCCTTTATCACCGGCAACACCTCCGTCGCCAGGGCGGTAGTAATCGCCTTAATGACGGCTGTGATAGGTATGACCCTGGTGGCCCGGACGGGGTTGCCCCTGGCCGATGTCCACCCGGCGGGGTGGCATACCTTAGCCGGCGGGCTTCTTTTCGGTACGGGGATGGTCCTGGCAGGGGGGTGCGCCAGTGGCAATTTAATGCGGGTGGGCGAGGGTCACCTGCAGCAGTGGATTGTACTCTTCGCCTTTATCGGCGGTTCCCTTTGGGGAAGCCATGATTTCGAGTGGTGGCAGGGGGCGAGCATCGGCCGTTCGCCGATAATATTTTTCCCCCACATTATTGGCTGGGGGCCGGCGCTAGCCTTCCAGCTCCTGGCCCTGGGGGCGATTTATCTGGCCCTTATGGGTTTGGAAAAAAGGTTTTTTCCCGATTTCACTCCGGCACCACGGGAGCGGCAGCCCTACCAGCTGCGCCGCCTGTGGGCCCAACCCTGGTCGTACTGGACCGGGGGAATAGCCCTGGCTGTGTTGGATGTCCTCCTTACCTGGCGCGGCGGGCAGCCCTGGGGTATTACTACGGCCTTCAGCTATTGGGGGGCCTGGATCTGGCAGATATTTAAGGGGGCTTTACCCGATTGGTATTATTACAATTTACCGGCCCACAGACAGGCCCTGGAGATGGGTTTTTTGGGGGAACCCCGTACCCTCCTGGATGTGGGGCTGGTGATAGGCGCTTTTTTAGGGTCCCTTGCAGGTTCGGAATTCCGCCTGCATCGGCCCAGGCGGTGGCCCCTGATAGCGGCGGCCGTGGCCGGAGGACTCCTTATGGGTTACGGCGCCAGGATTGCCATGGGTTGCAATATCGGCGCCTTTTTTAACGGTATAGCCTCTTTCTCCCTCCACGGGTGGCTTTTTGGCCTGGGTTTGATCAGCGGGGCATATGTGGGAAGCAGGTTGCTGCTGCGTTTTCTGCTCTAAATTGTGATAACTATCGAATAGTCTGATGGCCCTCGAAAATACCGTTAGACAATTGAATTACAAAAAGGCCGTGAGGCCGCATGATTCTTTGCCCGAGGGGAGCTGCCGCAGCTCCCCTCGGGCTTTAATGCCCCTTGGCCCGGCTGCAGGAGAAGCGGGACGAAAGCAATAAAATATATTGTGAAAGTAACACTGAGGGCAATCACTGGCTTTAAATTAAGTGTTAATAACAACAGTTTCTTAGCAGAACTTGGAGGTGAAGGCATGTTAGAACAAAAGATAAGCAGGCGAACGTTTATCAAGGGCTCGCTGGTGGCCGGGGCCGTGGCCGCCTTCGGCGGCAGTTTGGTCCCTTTGAAAGGGGCGGAAGCGGCTGAGGCGCCGGAAGCCTCCGCCACTAAAGTCGTACCTACCATCTGCGAGATGTGCGGGGTAAAGTGTGGTGTTTTGGCCCATGTGAAGGATGGGCGCGTCTGGCGTTTGACCGGAAATCCCAAAGATCCCCAGAGCGGCGGTCGCTTGTGCGCCCGGGGCAATGCCGGTACCAAAACCTTGTATGATCCCGATCGCTTAAAGGGTCCTCTGAAGAGGGTCGGTGACGGCAAATTTGAGCCCATTTCCTGGGAACAGGCCTTTAAGGAAATAGGAGAAAAGCTCATAGAACTTAAAGGGCGTTACGGCCCCCAAACCCTCGTGTGGCTGGCCCATCCGGAACTCATCTCCCCTCTGGAGAAGCATTTTATGGCCGCCTTCGGCTCACCCAATTACACCGGCCATGGTCCGACCTGTTACAGCAGCAGAAATGTGGCATTTGAACAAATGTACGGCGGCGTTCCCGGGGTGGATTACCGCAATATCAAGTACTACATCGCCTTCGGCCGCAACCTCACCGGGGGTATTAAAAACCCCGATATACAAAAAATCGTGGCAGCCAAAGCAGAAGGCGCCCATCTGGTGGCCGTCGATCCACGCTTTAACGATTTTGCCTACTTTGCCGACGAGTGGCTGCCCATCAGGCCCGGCACCGATTTGGCCATGATTTTGGCCATGATTAACGTCATCATTCGG belongs to Moorella humiferrea and includes:
- a CDS encoding YeeE/YedE family protein; protein product: MAEERMKGRLLGSQEPYALITALLALAVFWWLKSRGPGLGEAWIFGLGFGFVLQRSRFCFVAAFRDPFITGNTSVARAVVIALMTAVIGMTLVARTGLPLADVHPAGWHTLAGGLLFGTGMVLAGGCASGNLMRVGEGHLQQWIVLFAFIGGSLWGSHDFEWWQGASIGRSPIIFFPHIIGWGPALAFQLLALGAIYLALMGLEKRFFPDFTPAPRERQPYQLRRLWAQPWSYWTGGIALAVLDVLLTWRGGQPWGITTAFSYWGAWIWQIFKGALPDWYYYNLPAHRQALEMGFLGEPRTLLDVGLVIGAFLGSLAGSEFRLHRPRRWPLIAAAVAGGLLMGYGARIAMGCNIGAFFNGIASFSLHGWLFGLGLISGAYVGSRLLLRFLL
- a CDS encoding LysR substrate-binding domain-containing protein; translated protein: MNLNHLKAFCTVAQVKSISEAARLLHMSQSSLSYQIQLLENDLDVELFTRTTKGVELTALGEIVYEYGQTFLQLAENLKRDLNNWKSGHEHLVVGASSSIGSYALPCTIYSFKEKYPDANIKLLVGNREETIQKLLDKTIDIGLIEGPVDQPGLATRGIAEDELLLIVPPAWKGPERVTLEELCRLPMFLREEGSGTRGVIARALATQGLTIANLNVVLELNSNDAIKSAITAGHGVSLLSRLAIRREIHAGTLKALQVEGISFRSTFHIVYQAGRPATGLQKKFFRFLLTNKKAFC